The Streptomyces sp. NBC_01775 genome includes a region encoding these proteins:
- a CDS encoding Gfo/Idh/MocA family protein — MTKVVIAGLGRGLLLARWCARAGFEVTALCDPDPELLAAASAEFPAARTARRWEELAGEDVAAVVLANDFDAHAEPAIALLRRGVHVLSECAACVSEEEGRALVQAARESSADYSFAENYVEHPHVRTIGTLVEGGEIGDVELIECDYVHGLAPAAVAALTGDPAHWRGRITPTAYCTHTLSPVLDVTGAWPVEVTAHPVGTGERPMAVVMATRLSTGALALTRQTFLQGEPDSHWSWLSVRGTEGLAESLRAPGRDAWSVRLRNEPWAHGGSLRDEVRVPESLQLYGEAVDPMEAGTARVVEAFWRTVTEGAPPRVPVRAAVAASLVGVAGAHSLAEGSRPVAVPDVAGW, encoded by the coding sequence ATGACGAAAGTGGTGATCGCGGGGCTGGGGCGCGGGCTGCTCCTGGCCCGCTGGTGTGCGCGGGCCGGGTTCGAGGTGACGGCGCTGTGCGACCCGGATCCCGAGCTCCTGGCGGCGGCCTCGGCCGAGTTCCCCGCTGCCCGTACGGCCCGCCGCTGGGAAGAGCTGGCGGGCGAAGACGTGGCGGCCGTCGTCCTGGCCAACGACTTCGACGCGCACGCCGAGCCCGCCATCGCTCTTCTGCGCCGGGGCGTTCACGTGCTGAGCGAGTGCGCCGCGTGCGTCAGCGAGGAGGAGGGCAGGGCGCTGGTCCAGGCCGCCCGGGAGTCCTCGGCCGACTACTCCTTCGCCGAGAACTACGTCGAGCACCCGCACGTGCGGACCATCGGCACGCTGGTCGAGGGTGGGGAGATCGGCGATGTCGAGCTGATCGAGTGCGACTACGTGCACGGCCTCGCACCCGCCGCGGTGGCCGCGCTGACGGGCGATCCGGCGCACTGGCGCGGACGGATCACTCCGACCGCCTACTGCACCCACACCCTCTCCCCCGTCCTGGACGTCACGGGTGCCTGGCCGGTGGAGGTGACGGCGCACCCGGTGGGGACGGGCGAGCGGCCCATGGCGGTCGTCATGGCCACCCGGCTGTCGACGGGCGCCCTCGCCCTCACACGGCAGACGTTCCTCCAGGGCGAGCCGGACAGCCACTGGTCGTGGCTGTCGGTGCGCGGCACCGAGGGGCTCGCGGAGTCGCTGCGCGCGCCGGGCCGGGACGCGTGGTCGGTGCGGCTGCGCAACGAGCCCTGGGCGCATGGTGGTTCGCTGCGCGACGAGGTGCGCGTCCCGGAGTCCCTACAGCTGTACGGCGAGGCCGTGGATCCGATGGAGGCAGGCACCGCGCGGGTGGTGGAGGCGTTCTGGCGCACGGTGACCGAGGGGGCGCCGCCGCGGGTGCCGGTACGCGCCGCGGTCGCGGCCTCCCTGGTCGGCGTCGCCGGAGCGCACTCGCTGGCGGAGGGCTCGCGTCCGGTGGCGGTGCCGGACGTGGCCGGGTGGTGA
- a CDS encoding endonuclease/exonuclease/phosphatase family protein, translated as MPASRFSRRRGIRTAAAAALALPLAARAATAQAAAPVAGRDARGEEAGGERESDALRVMTFNLRYASDTPPHSWPERRPVTRALLRRERPQLIGTQEGLYAQLKDIAADLGRPRYDWIGTGRAGGSRDEFMAVFYDTQRLLPMEYDHFWLSDQPGLIGSATWGNTVIRMVTWVRFRDLRTGGELYHLNTHLDHQSQPSRDRSAALIGERLSALDTALPRLVTGDFNVPAHGNPVYDTLLAKGKLTDTWDTAERRGKQYATFHGYKPLVPDGDRIDWILASPGVRVRRASMNTYAKDGQYPSDHLPVQALVEL; from the coding sequence ATGCCCGCATCCCGCTTCTCCCGCCGACGCGGTATCCGCACGGCCGCCGCCGCTGCCCTCGCGCTGCCCCTCGCCGCGCGGGCCGCCACAGCCCAGGCGGCGGCCCCGGTCGCCGGTCGGGACGCGCGCGGTGAGGAGGCGGGCGGGGAGCGGGAAAGCGACGCGCTGCGCGTCATGACGTTCAACCTCCGCTATGCCTCGGACACCCCGCCGCACAGCTGGCCCGAGCGCCGCCCCGTCACCCGCGCCCTCCTGCGCCGCGAGCGCCCGCAGCTGATCGGCACTCAGGAAGGGTTGTACGCGCAGCTCAAGGACATCGCGGCCGATCTGGGCAGACCTCGCTACGACTGGATCGGCACCGGGCGCGCGGGCGGCAGCCGTGACGAGTTCATGGCCGTCTTCTACGACACCCAGCGGCTGCTTCCGATGGAATACGACCACTTCTGGCTCTCCGATCAGCCCGGACTGATCGGTTCGGCGACCTGGGGCAACACCGTGATCCGGATGGTCACTTGGGTGCGCTTCCGGGACCTGCGCACCGGTGGGGAGCTCTACCACCTCAACACGCACCTCGACCACCAGAGCCAGCCCTCACGGGACCGCTCGGCGGCCCTCATCGGCGAACGCCTGTCCGCACTCGACACCGCGCTCCCGCGCCTGGTGACTGGCGACTTCAACGTTCCCGCACACGGCAACCCCGTCTACGACACGCTCCTCGCCAAGGGAAAGCTCACCGACACCTGGGACACCGCCGAGCGGCGCGGCAAGCAGTACGCCACCTTCCACGGCTACAAACCGCTGGTCCCCGACGGCGACCGCATCGACTGGATCCTCGCCTCACCCGGAGTCCGCGTCCGCCGCGCGTCGATGAACACCTACGCCAAGGACGGGCAATACCCGAGCGACCACCTCCCCGTCCAGGCGCTCGTCGAGCTGTGA
- a CDS encoding phosphotransferase family protein: MTASESRPRTTTRDPAELVRRIDAWLDTRLPGARAVDPVLPESNGMSSETVLFRLNHPRAPVTGCALRLAADPAAYTVFPRYDMARQYRTLRLIAEHTDVPVPRTLWLEEDEAPLGAPFFVMERVEGRVPPDVMPYTYEGNWLCAASDDERARLQQETVSLLARLHDQAPVRRAGFLGTRGPGTPLRRHVAAQRAYYEWVVQGRARSPVIERGFAWLEANWPADEGGTVLSWGDARIGNIVFQGFVPVAVLDWEMAALGPRELDLAWAVYLHRFFQDLTESTGQPGLPALLRRPDVERRYTELTGHTPRYMDFHTLYAALRHAVVMLRVAYRRVHFHEAAVPEDPDDLIMHRATLEAMLEGDYWPRVLSGA; the protein is encoded by the coding sequence ATGACCGCCTCCGAGTCCCGCCCCCGTACCACCACCCGCGACCCGGCCGAGCTCGTCCGCCGGATCGACGCCTGGCTCGACACCCGGCTGCCGGGCGCGCGTGCCGTCGATCCCGTGCTGCCCGAGAGCAACGGCATGTCCAGCGAGACCGTCCTCTTCCGCCTCAACCACCCACGCGCGCCTGTGACCGGCTGCGCACTGCGCCTGGCCGCCGACCCCGCCGCCTACACCGTCTTCCCGCGCTACGACATGGCCCGGCAGTACCGCACCCTGCGCCTGATCGCCGAGCACACCGACGTGCCCGTCCCGCGCACGCTCTGGCTGGAGGAGGACGAGGCGCCGCTGGGCGCGCCGTTCTTCGTCATGGAGCGCGTCGAGGGCAGGGTCCCGCCCGACGTCATGCCCTACACCTACGAGGGCAACTGGCTGTGCGCGGCGTCCGACGACGAGCGCGCCCGCCTCCAGCAGGAGACCGTCTCGCTGCTGGCCCGCCTCCACGACCAGGCACCCGTCCGGCGTGCCGGTTTCCTCGGGACGCGGGGCCCCGGCACCCCGCTGCGCCGCCATGTGGCGGCGCAGCGGGCCTACTACGAGTGGGTCGTCCAGGGGCGGGCCCGCTCACCCGTCATCGAGCGCGGCTTCGCGTGGCTGGAGGCCAACTGGCCCGCTGACGAAGGCGGAACGGTGCTCAGCTGGGGCGACGCCCGCATCGGGAACATCGTCTTCCAGGGGTTCGTCCCCGTGGCCGTCCTCGACTGGGAGATGGCCGCGCTCGGCCCCCGCGAACTCGACCTGGCCTGGGCGGTCTACCTGCACCGCTTCTTCCAGGACCTGACCGAATCCACCGGGCAGCCGGGGCTTCCCGCGCTGCTGCGCCGCCCCGACGTCGAGCGGCGCTACACCGAACTGACGGGCCACACCCCGCGGTACATGGACTTCCACACGCTCTACGCGGCGCTGCGGCACGCCGTGGTGATGCTCCGCGTCGCCTACCGGCGCGTCCATTTCCACGAGGCGGCCGTTCCCGAGGATCCGGACGACCTGATCATGCACCGCGCCACTTTGGAGGCCATGCTCGAAGGCGACTACTGGCCCCGGGTGCTGAGCGGGGCGTGA
- a CDS encoding Lrp/AsnC family transcriptional regulator, translated as MEELDRQIVELLVKDGRMSYTDLGKATGLSTSAVHQRVRRLEQRGVIRGYAALVDPEAVGLPMTAFISVKPFDPSAPDDIADRLADVPEIEACHSVAGDENYILKVRVATPIELEHLLARIRTLSGVSTRTTVVLSTPYEARPPRI; from the coding sequence GTGGAGGAACTGGACCGACAGATCGTGGAACTGCTCGTCAAGGACGGGCGGATGAGCTACACCGACCTGGGCAAGGCCACCGGCCTGTCCACCTCGGCCGTGCACCAGCGGGTACGCCGCCTCGAACAGCGCGGTGTCATCCGCGGCTACGCGGCCCTGGTCGACCCGGAGGCCGTGGGCCTTCCGATGACCGCGTTCATCTCCGTCAAACCCTTCGACCCCAGCGCTCCCGACGACATCGCCGACCGGCTCGCCGACGTGCCCGAGATCGAGGCGTGCCACAGCGTCGCGGGTGACGAGAACTACATCCTCAAGGTGCGGGTGGCCACACCCATCGAGCTGGAGCACCTTCTGGCCCGCATCCGCACCCTCTCCGGCGTGTCCACCCGCACCACGGTGGTCCTCTCCACCCCGTACGAGGCCCGCCCGCCCCGCATCTGA